One genomic window of Cydia pomonella isolate Wapato2018A chromosome 6, ilCydPomo1, whole genome shotgun sequence includes the following:
- the LOC133519075 gene encoding endoribonuclease CG2145-like codes for MFDKHLSVILTIFLCFYVNQCLEIDKSRRYNQNSDFLLHEATGSLQYQGQTQTNSGKRDYVAPSYLSQSLSSTSQQTTAKAATSPKGDFVNPNGKRDYVSPSTFSTQSLSTSQQTTAKPSNTPPRRDFVNPKFTTPKPLDNTQNHQKRPGQVQDLVNFFDSKSNNGVTPKPPSYSSILQGTTKQSSTATAWGSTIVNHPVTQPTPTLPHGQTTKSYSSILSGSITQSTVKPSTKPSSSTSRVTFPTPRPVTPQLPSAIVNNIKNNNQASSSNVPSDAELQSLSEELLRKDTNNAAKYVTINYQEKTTSQSKEDKAPLPLLTVSQAAWNIPTIQKFVPLLDNYERDTRVNEYVTPQERNEENAFMDAIMSTTVIRHMMNFLKEKGYVTPDPRQQRDYLKQLWFGLYSRGKGKISSSGFEHIFVSELRSGEVLGLHNWIYFAKEEAANRVNYLGYLKYLPIGDKGAIMKLHFNQNGADKPVDTMFVGTSPELEIALYTICFVTRADNDCKLKLANKDVQIISHTFRYRSKNLIGSAYPQI; via the exons GTCTGGAGATTGATAAGTCACGACGATACAATCAAAACTCGGATTTTCTACTTCATGAAGCTACAGGGTCATTACAATATCAAGGGCAGACACAGACAAACTCAGGCAAACGAGATTATGTAGCCCCTTCATATTTATCACAATCATTATCCAGTACTTCACAGCAAACTACTGCTAAAGCTGCAACATCACCAAAAGGAGACTTTGTTAATCCCAATGGAAAGAGAGATTATGTATCGCCATCTACTTTTTCAACACAATCACTCAGTACTTCGCAACAAACCACAGCAAAACCATCAAACACACCCCCCAGAAGAGACTTCGTTAACCCAAAATTCACGACTCCAAAACCTTTAGATAATACTCAAAATCATCAAAAACGACCTGGACAAGTGCAAGACCTAGTAAATTTTTTTGATAGTAAAAGCAATAACGGAGTAACACCAAAGCCACCATCTTACAGCTCCATCTTGCAAGGAACAACTAAACAAAGCTCCACTGCAACAGCCTGGGGAAGTACGATAGTTAATCACCCTGTTACACAACCTACACCGACTCTGCCACATGGACAAACGACCAAAAGTTACAGTTCTATTTTATCAGGGTCTATTACACAAAGTACTGTAAAGCCGTCAACGAAACCTTCATCTTCAACATCAAGAGTGACCTTTCCAACGCCAAGACCGGTGACTCCACAACTGCCAAGTGCAATcgtaaataacattaaaaataacaaccaAGCCAGTAGTTCCAATGTCCCAAGTGATGCCGAACTTCAATCGTTAAGTGAAGAGCTCTTGAGAAAGGATACTAATAATGCGGCAAAGTATGTGACAATTAATTATCAAGAAAAAACAACGTCCCAATCAAAAGAAGATAAGGCGCCTCTGCC ATTACTAACAGTTTCACAAGCAGCCTGGAATATTCCGACAATTCAAAAATTTGTACCTCTTTTAGATAATTACGAAAGGGATACTCGTGTTAATGAATATGTTACTCCACAG GAAAGAAACGAAGAAAATGCTTTTATGGACGCTATCATGTCTACTACCGTCATACGTCACATGATGAACTTTTTGAAGGAAAAAG gatATGTAACACCCGATCCAAGACAGCAGCGCGATTATCTAAAGCAGTTGTGGTTTGGATTATATTCAAGAGGTAAAGGAAAAATTAGCAGTTCAGGATttgaacatatttttgtttctgaATTGAGGAGCGGTGAAGTTTTGG GACTGCATAACTGGATTTATTTTGCTAAAGAAGAGGCTGCAAACAGGGTTAATTACTTGGGATACCTTAAATACTTGCCCATTGGTGAC aaAGGAGCCATAATGAAACTACACTTTAACCAGAATGGTGCTGACAAACCTGTTGACACTATGTTCGTTGGGACATCACCGGAACTGGAAATAGCACTGTACACAATTTGTTTTGTGACCCGTGCTGATAATGACTGCAAGCTGAAGCTGGCCAATAAAGATGTCCAAATAATATCTCACACGTTCCGCTATCGTAGCAAAAATTTAATTGGTAGTGCATATCCTCAAATATAA